The Miscanthus floridulus cultivar M001 chromosome 17, ASM1932011v1, whole genome shotgun sequence genome has a window encoding:
- the LOC136516780 gene encoding uncharacterized protein produces the protein MAEIEGAMGEPPTVTTTESEGTTTDEDVHLSPTCTCGGAGGAGGGGGGGRIKILCSFGGRIVPRPHDGVLKYVGGETRVLAVPRSICFRELKKKVEDMFKTEVAAIKYQLLSLAEELDVLVSVTCDEDLVHMLDEYDRLKAKRSPTTSPRFRVYVFMPQTAAPLPSAAAAPTVVPSSARYAGLSRLHPHHHHHHHQQHHHFQPEERYVATVPASPDGSPPFSAQTHGAVSAGNSPRANAVGAEPPTVFGFGMQRVRSSPNLRTLDAAAQRLHQHGVDGSIPGYVSGSPRHAGAGPGALLLQNNFHHYQHQYPPAPVPVPVQHHAGRYDARGYVRVGNYLAPMVPSARPLSRGGPAPHSEMVTPKNSAIVWD, from the exons ATGGCCGAGATAGAAGGCGCGATGGGTGAGCCGCCAACGGTGACGACAACGGAGTCCGAGGGCACGACCACAGATGAGGACGTGCATCTTTCGCCGACCTGCAcctgcggcggcgcgggcggagctggtggtggcggaggtggaGGGCGCATCAAGATCCTCTGCAGCTTCGGCGGCCGCATCGTGCCCCGGCCGCACGACGGCGTGCTCAAGTACGTCGGCGGGGAGACCCGCGTCCTCGCCGTGCCTCGCTCCATCTGCTTCCGCG AgttgaagaagaaggtggaggacaTGTTCAAGACGGAGGTCGCGGCCATCAAGTACCAGCTCCTCTCCCTCGCCGAGGAACTCGACGTGCTCGTCTCCGTCACCTGCGACGAGGACCTGGTCCACATGCTGGACGAGTACGACCGCCTCAAGGCGAAGCGTTCGCCGACCACGTCCCCGCGCTTCCGCGTCTACGTCTTCATGCCGCAGACCGCCGCGCCGCTCCCgtcggccgccgccgcgcccaccgtCGTGCCCTCCTCTGCCCGCTACGCTGGCCTGTCGCGCCTCCACccgcatcaccaccaccaccaccatcagcaACACCACCACTTCCAGCCGGAGGAGCGCTACGTGGCCACCGTGCCAGCCTCGCCCGACGGGAGCCCGCCGTTCTCCGCCCAGACGCACGGCGCCGTCTCGGCGGGCAACTCCCCGCGCGCCAACGCTGTGGGCGCCGAGCCGCCCACCGTGTTCGGGTTCGGGATGCAGCGCGTCCGGAGCTCGCCGAACCTCAGAACTCTGGACGCGGCGGCGCAGCGCTTGCACCAGCACGGCGTGGACGGCAGCATACCGGGCTACGTGAGCGGCTCGCCAAGGCACGCAGGCGCGGGGCCGGGGGCCCTGCTGTTGCAGAACAACTTCCACCACTACCAGCACCAGTACCCGCCGGCGCCCGTGCCGGTTCCCGTGCAGCACCACGCCGGGCGGTACGACGCGCGCGGGTACGTCCGGGTAGGCAACTACCTGGCGCCGATGGTGCCCTCTGCCAGGCCGCTCTCGAGGGGAGGGCCGGCGCCGCACAGCGAGATGGTGACGCCGAAGAACTCCGCGATTGTATGGGACTGA
- the LOC136516821 gene encoding probable beta-1,3-galactosyltransferase 8 isoform X1 gives MNYNRTAVESTSTVNVAATTMALLTERQPQPEKKPPRARPMSGKGVVMLCAASFFVGLLLSGRVTLLEPPSNAPSGRGSRIALFSDGCDQSRRKLDESIPKDIMKEVSRTHLAIQSLDKSVSSLEMELAVERAKQNGGLGVSVPSRGRLPKAFVVIGINTAFSSKKRRDSLRDTWVPRGDRLRRLEKEKGVVVRFVIGHSATPGGALDRAVDAEAAATADFLRLDHVEGYHELSAKTRTYFATAVATWDADFYVKVDDDVHVNLGMLTNRLNKYRARARVYIGCMKSGPVLSQKGVKYYEQEYWKFGDEGNKYFRHATGQIYAVSRDLASYISINQPILHRFANEDVSLGAWLLGLEVEHVDDRSLCCATPPDCEWKKQAGNVCAASFDWSCSGIYFSGTWKPSFIDGSIALSQKSELRYIIHAGPATCILCRRLVECYFSTTSTPSGCSTMRACACGITGSCCLVLQNCNVVRTIPFSFVLLQTYDPFW, from the exons ATGAACTACAACCGCACAGCCGTAGAGAGCACCAGTACTGTAAACGTCGCCGCGACGACGATG GCGCTGCTGACGGAGAGACAGCCGCAGCCGGAGAAGAAGCCGCCACGGGCGAGGCCGATGTCGGGGAAGGGCGTCGTCATGCTGTGCGCCGCGAGCTTCTTCGTGGGGCTGCTGCTCAGCGGCCGGGTGACGCTGCTGGAGCCGCCGTCGAACGCGCCTTCAGGCCGCGGCTCCAGGATCGCTCTGTTCTCAGATGGCTGCGACCAGAGTAGGCGT AAGCTGGACGAGAGCATCCCCAAGGACATCATGAAGGAGGTGTCAAGAACTCACCTAGCAATCCA GTCCTTGGACAAGTCGGTGTCGTCGCTGGAGATGGAGCTGGCCGTGGAACGAGCCAAGCAGAACGGCGGCCTCGGCGTGAGCGTGCCGTCCCGGGGCCGCCTCCCCAAGGCGTTCGTGGTGATCGGCATCAACACGGCCTTCAGCAGCAAGAAGCGGCGCGACTCGCTGCGCGACACCTGGGTGCCCCGAGGGGACAGGCTGCGGCGgctggagaaggagaagggggtgGTGGTCCGCTTCGTGATCGGGCACAGCGCGACGCCCGGCGGGGCGCTGGACCGCGCCGTCgacgcggaggcggcggcgacggcggactTCCTGCGGCTGGACCACGTGGAGGGCTACCACGAGCTGTCGGCCAAGACGCGGACCTACttcgccaccgccgtcgccaccTGGGACGCCGACTTCTACGTCAAGGTCGACGACGACGTGCACGTCAACCTGGGCATGCTGACGAACAGGCTCAACAAGTACAGGGCCAGGGCCAGGGTCTACATCGGCTGCATGAAGTCCGGCCCGGTGCTGTCGCAGAA GGGCGTCAAGTACTACGAGCAGGAGTACTGGAAGTTCGGCGACGAGGGCAACAAGTACTTCCGTCACGCCACGGGCCAGATCTACGCCGTCTCCAGGGACCTCGCCTCATACATCTCCATAAACCA GCCGATCCTGCACCGGTTCGCCAACGAGGACGTGTCGCTCGGCGCGTGGCTCCTCGGGCTGGAGGTCGAGCACGTCGACGACCGGAGCCTCTGCTGCGCCACGCCACCAG ACTGCGAGTGGAAGAAGCAGGCCGGGAACGTGTGCGCGGCGTCCTTCGACTGGTCGTGCAGCGGCATCT ATTTTTCTGGAACATGGAAACCATCATTCATCGATGGTAGCATAGCACTGTCTCAGAAATCAGAGCTGAGATACATCATACACGCAGGACCAGCTACCTGCATTCTCTGCCGAAGACTAGTGGAGTGCTATTTCTCTACTACCAGTACACCAAGTGGTTGTAGCACGATGCGTGCATGTGCTTGTGGAATCACAGGGTCCTGCTGTTTAGTTTTGCAAAATTGCAATGTAGTTAGAACAATTCCTTTTTCATTCGTGCTTTTGCAAACTTATGACCCATTCTGGTGA
- the LOC136516821 gene encoding probable beta-1,3-galactosyltransferase 8 isoform X3 has translation MKEVSRTHLAIQSLDKSVSSLEMELAVERAKQNGGLGVSVPSRGRLPKAFVVIGINTAFSSKKRRDSLRDTWVPRGDRLRRLEKEKGVVVRFVIGHSATPGGALDRAVDAEAAATADFLRLDHVEGYHELSAKTRTYFATAVATWDADFYVKVDDDVHVNLGMLTNRLNKYRARARVYIGCMKSGPVLSQKGVKYYEQEYWKFGDEGNKYFRHATGQIYAVSRDLASYISINQPILHRFANEDVSLGAWLLGLEVEHVDDRSLCCATPPDCEWKKQAGNVCAASFDWSCSGIYFSGTWKPSFIDGSIALSQKSELRYIIHAGPATCILCRRLVECYFSTTSTPSGCSTMRACACGITGSCCLVLQNCNVVRTIPFSFVLLQTYDPFW, from the exons ATGAAGGAGGTGTCAAGAACTCACCTAGCAATCCA GTCCTTGGACAAGTCGGTGTCGTCGCTGGAGATGGAGCTGGCCGTGGAACGAGCCAAGCAGAACGGCGGCCTCGGCGTGAGCGTGCCGTCCCGGGGCCGCCTCCCCAAGGCGTTCGTGGTGATCGGCATCAACACGGCCTTCAGCAGCAAGAAGCGGCGCGACTCGCTGCGCGACACCTGGGTGCCCCGAGGGGACAGGCTGCGGCGgctggagaaggagaagggggtgGTGGTCCGCTTCGTGATCGGGCACAGCGCGACGCCCGGCGGGGCGCTGGACCGCGCCGTCgacgcggaggcggcggcgacggcggactTCCTGCGGCTGGACCACGTGGAGGGCTACCACGAGCTGTCGGCCAAGACGCGGACCTACttcgccaccgccgtcgccaccTGGGACGCCGACTTCTACGTCAAGGTCGACGACGACGTGCACGTCAACCTGGGCATGCTGACGAACAGGCTCAACAAGTACAGGGCCAGGGCCAGGGTCTACATCGGCTGCATGAAGTCCGGCCCGGTGCTGTCGCAGAA GGGCGTCAAGTACTACGAGCAGGAGTACTGGAAGTTCGGCGACGAGGGCAACAAGTACTTCCGTCACGCCACGGGCCAGATCTACGCCGTCTCCAGGGACCTCGCCTCATACATCTCCATAAACCA GCCGATCCTGCACCGGTTCGCCAACGAGGACGTGTCGCTCGGCGCGTGGCTCCTCGGGCTGGAGGTCGAGCACGTCGACGACCGGAGCCTCTGCTGCGCCACGCCACCAG ACTGCGAGTGGAAGAAGCAGGCCGGGAACGTGTGCGCGGCGTCCTTCGACTGGTCGTGCAGCGGCATCT ATTTTTCTGGAACATGGAAACCATCATTCATCGATGGTAGCATAGCACTGTCTCAGAAATCAGAGCTGAGATACATCATACACGCAGGACCAGCTACCTGCATTCTCTGCCGAAGACTAGTGGAGTGCTATTTCTCTACTACCAGTACACCAAGTGGTTGTAGCACGATGCGTGCATGTGCTTGTGGAATCACAGGGTCCTGCTGTTTAGTTTTGCAAAATTGCAATGTAGTTAGAACAATTCCTTTTTCATTCGTGCTTTTGCAAACTTATGACCCATTCTGGTGA
- the LOC136516821 gene encoding probable beta-1,3-galactosyltransferase 8 isoform X2, translated as MNYNRTAVESTSTVNVAATTMALLTERQPQPEKKPPRARPMSGKGVVMLCAASFFVGLLLSGRVTLLEPPSNAPSGRGSRIALFSDGCDQSRRKLDESIPKDIMKEVSRTHLAIQSLDKSVSSLEMELAVERAKQNGGLGVSVPSRGRLPKAFVVIGINTAFSSKKRRDSLRDTWVPRGDRLRRLEKEKGVVVRFVIGHSATPGGALDRAVDAEAAATADFLRLDHVEGYHELSAKTRTYFATAVATWDADFYVKVDDDVHVNLGMLTNRLNKYRARARVYIGCMKSGPVLSQKGVKYYEQEYWKFGDEGNKYFRHATGQIYAVSRDLASYISINQPILHRFANEDVSLGAWLLGLEVEHVDDRSLCCATPPDCEWKKQAGNVCAASFDWSCSGICKSVDRMRAIHSACGEGDGAVWSAAI; from the exons ATGAACTACAACCGCACAGCCGTAGAGAGCACCAGTACTGTAAACGTCGCCGCGACGACGATG GCGCTGCTGACGGAGAGACAGCCGCAGCCGGAGAAGAAGCCGCCACGGGCGAGGCCGATGTCGGGGAAGGGCGTCGTCATGCTGTGCGCCGCGAGCTTCTTCGTGGGGCTGCTGCTCAGCGGCCGGGTGACGCTGCTGGAGCCGCCGTCGAACGCGCCTTCAGGCCGCGGCTCCAGGATCGCTCTGTTCTCAGATGGCTGCGACCAGAGTAGGCGT AAGCTGGACGAGAGCATCCCCAAGGACATCATGAAGGAGGTGTCAAGAACTCACCTAGCAATCCA GTCCTTGGACAAGTCGGTGTCGTCGCTGGAGATGGAGCTGGCCGTGGAACGAGCCAAGCAGAACGGCGGCCTCGGCGTGAGCGTGCCGTCCCGGGGCCGCCTCCCCAAGGCGTTCGTGGTGATCGGCATCAACACGGCCTTCAGCAGCAAGAAGCGGCGCGACTCGCTGCGCGACACCTGGGTGCCCCGAGGGGACAGGCTGCGGCGgctggagaaggagaagggggtgGTGGTCCGCTTCGTGATCGGGCACAGCGCGACGCCCGGCGGGGCGCTGGACCGCGCCGTCgacgcggaggcggcggcgacggcggactTCCTGCGGCTGGACCACGTGGAGGGCTACCACGAGCTGTCGGCCAAGACGCGGACCTACttcgccaccgccgtcgccaccTGGGACGCCGACTTCTACGTCAAGGTCGACGACGACGTGCACGTCAACCTGGGCATGCTGACGAACAGGCTCAACAAGTACAGGGCCAGGGCCAGGGTCTACATCGGCTGCATGAAGTCCGGCCCGGTGCTGTCGCAGAA GGGCGTCAAGTACTACGAGCAGGAGTACTGGAAGTTCGGCGACGAGGGCAACAAGTACTTCCGTCACGCCACGGGCCAGATCTACGCCGTCTCCAGGGACCTCGCCTCATACATCTCCATAAACCA GCCGATCCTGCACCGGTTCGCCAACGAGGACGTGTCGCTCGGCGCGTGGCTCCTCGGGCTGGAGGTCGAGCACGTCGACGACCGGAGCCTCTGCTGCGCCACGCCACCAG ACTGCGAGTGGAAGAAGCAGGCCGGGAACGTGTGCGCGGCGTCCTTCGACTGGTCGTGCAGCGGCATCTGTAAGTCCGTCGACAGGATGAGGGCCATCCACAGCGCCTGCGGCGAGGGCGACGGCGCCGTCTGGAGCGCCGCCATCTGA